The proteins below are encoded in one region of Catenulispora sp. GP43:
- a CDS encoding alpha/beta fold hydrolase — MSTPPFVDLPPHTVAVQLPTAGGPLAALRATPPAGVARRGIAVLVPGYTGSKEDFVAVLEPLARAGYDVVALDQRGQNESAGPDDPGAYTLVQLADDLAEVVDDLTGDGAGTDGGSTDQPVHILGHSFGGLVAREYALAHPARVRSLALLDSGPDAIPGRSAEQAKLLVAAAGFMTSAEIWAEMQKMAAAEGAPQHPDPAVRAFLQRRFESNDTGMLVGMGTAILGAADRTEELAAAGLPILVAAGVGDDAWPVGLQKETATRLGTELVLIEDAAHSPAAENPAVTARLLAGFWAQHD, encoded by the coding sequence CCACGCCGCCCGCCGGGGTGGCCCGGCGCGGGATCGCGGTGCTGGTTCCCGGCTACACCGGGTCGAAGGAGGACTTCGTCGCGGTGCTGGAGCCGCTGGCGCGGGCCGGGTACGACGTCGTGGCCCTGGACCAGCGAGGGCAGAACGAGTCGGCGGGGCCCGACGATCCGGGTGCTTACACGCTCGTGCAGCTCGCCGACGATCTGGCCGAGGTGGTCGACGACCTCACCGGCGACGGCGCCGGAACCGACGGCGGCAGCACCGACCAGCCCGTACACATCCTGGGCCACTCCTTCGGCGGCCTCGTGGCCCGCGAATACGCCCTGGCGCACCCGGCCCGCGTCCGCAGCCTCGCGCTCCTGGACTCCGGCCCCGACGCCATCCCGGGCCGTTCCGCCGAGCAGGCGAAGCTCCTGGTGGCCGCCGCCGGGTTCATGACCTCGGCCGAGATCTGGGCCGAGATGCAGAAGATGGCCGCGGCCGAGGGCGCGCCGCAGCACCCGGATCCGGCCGTCCGCGCGTTCCTGCAGCGGCGCTTCGAGAGCAACGACACCGGCATGCTCGTCGGCATGGGCACCGCGATCCTCGGGGCCGCCGACCGGACCGAGGAGCTCGCCGCCGCCGGTCTGCCGATCCTGGTCGCGGCCGGGGTCGGCGACGACGCCTGGCCGGTCGGACTGCAGAAGGAGACGGCCACGCGCCTGGGGACCGAGCTCGTCCTGATCGAGGACGCCGCGCACTCCCCCGCCGCCGAGAACCCCGCGGTCACCGCGCGGCTGCTCGCCGGTTTCTGGGCGCAGCACGACTGA
- a CDS encoding PHP domain-containing protein, with translation MRIDLHAHTTASDGTFEPAELVAMAEAAGLNVVAITDHDGTAGWSEARRALQYGRDAGVWSNIQTVVPGVEISCKIHGIGLHMLGYMFDPEHPDLAAALAEIRESRTHRAEAMVEKARELGAPITWERVQVIADGGVVGRPHVATALVEAGVVPSVDAAFTPDWLGEGGRARVEKLDMDPIRAITLVKAAGGVTVMAHSMAWRRGPVVSEADIAAFAGAGMDGIEMNHPDHGPKERDQVRALAKELGLLTTGSSDWHGSRKPNIRLGDETTDPAVYEELVARSSGTQPF, from the coding sequence ATGCGCATCGATCTGCACGCTCACACCACCGCCTCCGACGGAACGTTCGAGCCGGCCGAGCTGGTCGCGATGGCCGAGGCGGCCGGCCTGAACGTGGTGGCGATCACCGACCACGACGGCACGGCCGGCTGGTCCGAGGCGCGCCGGGCGCTGCAATACGGGCGGGACGCCGGGGTCTGGTCGAACATCCAGACCGTGGTGCCCGGGGTGGAGATCTCCTGCAAGATCCACGGCATCGGCCTGCACATGCTCGGATACATGTTCGACCCCGAACACCCGGACCTGGCCGCCGCGCTGGCGGAGATCCGCGAGTCCCGGACCCACCGCGCCGAGGCGATGGTGGAGAAGGCGCGAGAGCTCGGCGCGCCGATCACCTGGGAGCGCGTGCAGGTGATCGCCGACGGCGGCGTGGTGGGCCGGCCCCACGTGGCCACGGCGCTCGTCGAGGCCGGTGTGGTGCCCTCGGTCGACGCGGCGTTCACGCCGGACTGGCTCGGCGAGGGCGGCCGCGCGCGGGTGGAGAAGCTGGACATGGACCCGATCCGCGCGATCACCCTGGTCAAGGCGGCCGGCGGCGTGACGGTGATGGCGCACTCGATGGCCTGGCGGCGCGGCCCGGTGGTGTCCGAGGCGGACATCGCGGCGTTCGCCGGGGCCGGGATGGACGGCATCGAGATGAACCACCCCGACCACGGGCCCAAGGAGCGCGACCAGGTGCGGGCGCTGGCCAAGGAGCTGGGGCTGCTGACCACCGGCTCGTCGGACTGGCACGGGTCGCGCAAGCCGAACATCCGGCTCGGCGACGAGACCACGGACCCGGCCGTCTACGAGGAGCTGGTGGCGCGGTCGAGCGGGACTCAGCCGTTCTAG